In Pseudonocardia sp. HH130629-09, a genomic segment contains:
- a CDS encoding IS256 family transposase: protein MVAEAKARGLALTGPDGLLKLFTKNVLETALNEEMTEHLGHDKNRADPGRESTNVRNGSRSKTVLSDAAGDVEIDVPRDRASTFEPQIVKKRQRRLTDVDEVVLSLYAKGMTTGEVSAHFADIYGASVSKETVSRITDKVVAEMNDWVGRPLDSVYAAVFIDAVHVKVRDGQVANRPVYAAIGVTVDGCKDVLGLWMGVGSEGAKFWMSVLVDLKNRGVRDVLFLVCDGLKGLPEVVANVWPQTIVQTCVVHLIRNTFRLVGRQDWDAVKRDIKPIYAAPNPNAALIAMDELDEKWGRKYAAMIRLWRNAWEEFVPFLDYDVEIRRVICSTNAIESLNARYRRAVRARGHFPTEQAAMKCLYLVTRSLDPTGTGRTRWTMRWKPVINAFAITFGDRWPGAETY, encoded by the coding sequence ATGGTGGCCGAGGCGAAGGCGCGCGGGCTGGCGTTGACCGGCCCGGACGGCCTGTTGAAGCTCTTTACCAAGAATGTTCTGGAAACGGCGCTGAACGAGGAGATGACCGAGCACCTCGGGCACGACAAGAACCGGGCCGACCCCGGCCGGGAATCCACCAACGTGCGGAACGGGTCCCGCTCGAAGACGGTTCTCTCGGATGCCGCGGGTGACGTGGAGATCGACGTTCCGAGAGACAGGGCCAGCACTTTCGAGCCGCAGATCGTGAAGAAGCGTCAGCGGCGCCTCACAGATGTCGACGAGGTCGTACTGTCGCTGTATGCGAAAGGGATGACGACCGGGGAGGTTTCCGCACATTTCGCTGACATCTATGGGGCGTCAGTATCGAAGGAGACGGTCTCGCGGATCACCGACAAGGTCGTCGCCGAGATGAATGACTGGGTTGGTCGGCCGTTGGATTCGGTGTACGCCGCGGTGTTCATCGACGCTGTCCACGTCAAGGTCCGGGACGGGCAGGTCGCCAACCGGCCGGTCTACGCAGCCATCGGCGTCACCGTGGACGGCTGCAAGGACGTGCTGGGGCTGTGGATGGGCGTCGGCAGTGAGGGCGCGAAGTTCTGGATGAGCGTGCTGGTCGACCTGAAGAACCGCGGCGTGCGTGACGTGCTGTTCCTGGTCTGCGACGGCCTCAAAGGACTCCCGGAGGTCGTGGCCAACGTGTGGCCGCAAACCATTGTCCAAACCTGCGTCGTGCACCTGATCCGAAACACTTTCCGGCTGGTGGGTCGACAGGACTGGGACGCGGTGAAGCGCGACATCAAACCAATCTATGCCGCGCCCAACCCGAATGCAGCACTTATCGCTATGGATGAGCTCGACGAGAAATGGGGCCGTAAGTACGCGGCGATGATCCGGCTATGGCGCAACGCGTGGGAAGAGTTCGTGCCGTTCTTGGACTACGACGTCGAGATTCGAAGGGTGATCTGCTCTACGAATGCGATCGAATCGCTTAACGCCCGCTACCGGCGCGCGGTGCGGGCGCGTGGTCATTTCCCCACTGAGCAGGCTGCGATGAAATGCTTGTATCTTGTGACTCGCAGCCTGGACCCGACCGGGACGGGCCGCACGAGGTGGACGATGCGTTGGAAGCCCGTGATCAACGCGTTCGCCATCACGTTCGGTGACCGCTGGCCGGGAGCCGAGACCTACTGA
- a CDS encoding IS3 family transposase (programmed frameshift) encodes MAAPRKYPDELRERAIRLVLDAKADPASAGGNIFKRIGEQLGINPETLRGWVKQVEIDNGTRPGTTTDDATRLAELEREVRELRRANAILKSASGFLRGGARPPQQVVLDYIEENKTQFGVEPICAVLKDAGVPIAPSTFHASKKRPPSARALTDAETLKEIERVHRDNFSVYGSRKVWAALCREGGVGGRRVARCTVERLMRRNGLRGVSRLRVPRTTVRAKGADRRPDLVERDFTAPAQDRLWVADITYIRTFSGWVYAAFVMDVFSRRIVGWQLSRNLYTDLALDALNMGIWTRQRAGADLSELIHHSDRGVQYVAVRYGERLAEVDAVASVGSVGDSYDNAMAEAFNSLFKAELVRNRGPWRGTDDLELAVAEYIDWYNHRRLHGELGLIPPVEHEALHAVTEPARQPAGA; translated from the exons ATGGCCGCCCCGAGGAAGTACCCCGACGAGCTGCGGGAGCGAGCGATCCGGCTCGTGTTGGACGCCAAGGCCGACCCGGCGTCCGCGGGCGGGAACATCTTCAAGCGCATCGGCGAGCAGCTGGGGATCAACCCGGAGACGCTGCGGGGCTGGGTCAAGCAGGTCGAGATCGACAACGGCACCAGGCCGGGCACGACCACCGACGACGCGACCCGGCTCGCAGAGCTCGAACGTGAGGTTCGGGAGTTGCGCCGGGCGAACGCCATTCTCAAGTCGGCTTCGG GCTTTCTTCGCGGCGGAGCTCGACCGCCCCAGCAGGTAGTCCTCGACTATATCGAGGAGAACAAGACACAGTTCGGGGTCGAGCCGATCTGCGCGGTGTTGAAGGACGCCGGTGTTCCGATCGCCCCGTCCACTTTCCATGCGTCGAAGAAGCGACCGCCCTCGGCGCGGGCACTCACCGACGCCGAGACTTTGAAAGAGATCGAACGGGTGCATCGCGACAACTTCAGCGTCTACGGCAGCCGGAAGGTGTGGGCGGCGTTATGTCGGGAAGGCGGAGTAGGCGGCCGCCGGGTCGCTCGCTGCACCGTGGAACGACTGATGCGCCGCAACGGGCTCCGTGGAGTGTCCCGGCTGCGTGTGCCGCGCACCACGGTCCGAGCCAAGGGCGCGGACAGGCGCCCGGACCTGGTCGAACGGGACTTCACCGCACCCGCCCAGGACCGCCTGTGGGTCGCTGACATCACCTACATCCGCACGTTCTCTGGATGGGTGTACGCGGCTTTCGTGATGGACGTGTTCTCCCGACGGATCGTGGGCTGGCAGCTCTCTCGTAACCTGTACACCGATCTCGCGCTGGACGCGCTCAACATGGGGATCTGGACCCGGCAACGGGCGGGCGCGGACCTCTCCGAGTTGATACACCATTCGGATCGCGGAGTCCAATATGTCGCCGTGCGGTACGGCGAGCGACTCGCCGAAGTCGACGCTGTGGCTTCAGTCGGGTCGGTCGGCGATTCCTACGATAATGCGATGGCGGAGGCGTTCAACTCGCTGTTCAAGGCTGAACTCGTCCGCAACCGGGGCCCGTGGCGAGGCACCGACGACCTCGAGCTGGCCGTCGCCGAGTACATCGACTGGTACAACCACCGCCGCCTACACGGCGAGCTCGGCCTGATCCCGCCCGTTGAGCACGAGGCCCTGCACGCCGTCACAGAACCCGCCCGGCAACCCGCCGGAGCGTGA
- a CDS encoding transposase family protein → MGAAREHGIIDALTVAGVQVVADSGYRGAGAMFHLPQRRRPADRDTGERRRLSPSQREVNAAHAAQRGPGERANAMFKSWKILRKIRCCPQRTTALVNAIQTLILAG, encoded by the coding sequence ATGGGTGCCGCCCGCGAACACGGGATCATCGACGCCCTCACCGTCGCCGGGGTGCAGGTGGTCGCCGACAGCGGATACCGCGGTGCCGGTGCGATGTTCCACCTCCCACAGCGACGCCGACCCGCCGATCGCGACACCGGCGAGCGCCGACGGCTCTCACCGAGTCAGCGGGAGGTCAACGCCGCCCACGCAGCGCAACGCGGCCCCGGTGAACGCGCGAACGCGATGTTCAAGAGCTGGAAGATTCTGCGGAAGATCCGGTGCTGCCCGCAGCGGACCACCGCGCTGGTCAACGCGATCCAGACCCTCATCCTCGCTGGCTGA